One region of Populus trichocarpa isolate Nisqually-1 chromosome 4, P.trichocarpa_v4.1, whole genome shotgun sequence genomic DNA includes:
- the LOC7480602 gene encoding NAC domain-containing protein 83 isoform X1, translating to MSSGVPVAAGYKFCPMDDDLVVYYLKRKILGEQLPANLIPTIDVYASSPDKLPLGLFQLGQANEWFFFSTKSKDDDITVIDGGYYEIDPDGAAPITWEGKIVGHVKTLFFYQGSPPNGTDTEWMVEEFRINPEFVPVDKADHNTQEKITNLVVCKIYRMRPLPEP from the exons ATGTCTAGTGGCGTGCCTGTCGCTGCTGGCTATAAGTTTTGCCCCATGGATGATGATCTTGTTGTATATTATTTGAAGAGGAAAATTCTAGGTGAACAACTTCCTGCTAACCTTATTCCTACCATTGATGTTTACGCATCAAGCCCAGATAAACTCCCTTTGG GTTTATTTCAATTGGGGCAGGCCAACGAGTGGTTTTTCTTTTCCACCAAGAGTAAAGACGACGACATTACGGTAATAGATGGTGGTTACTATGAGATCGATCCTGACGGTGCAGCTCCGATCACATGGGAGGGTAAAATTGTTGGTCATGTGAAGACACTGTTTTTCTATCAAGGAAGTCCTCCTAATGGAACTGACACTGAATGGATGGTAGAGGAATTTAGAATTAATCCTGAGTTTGTTCCAGTTGACAAAGCTGACCATAACACTCAAGAGAAG ATTACAAACCTTGTTGTATGCAAAATTTATCGAATGCGGCCACTACCTGAACCCTAA
- the LOC7480602 gene encoding NAC domain-containing protein 76 isoform X2: MSSGVPVAAGYKFCPMDDDLVVYYLKRKILGLFQLGQANEWFFFSTKSKDDDITVIDGGYYEIDPDGAAPITWEGKIVGHVKTLFFYQGSPPNGTDTEWMVEEFRINPEFVPVDKADHNTQEKITNLVVCKIYRMRPLPEP; the protein is encoded by the exons ATGTCTAGTGGCGTGCCTGTCGCTGCTGGCTATAAGTTTTGCCCCATGGATGATGATCTTGTTGTATATTATTTGAAGAGGAAAATTCTAG GTTTATTTCAATTGGGGCAGGCCAACGAGTGGTTTTTCTTTTCCACCAAGAGTAAAGACGACGACATTACGGTAATAGATGGTGGTTACTATGAGATCGATCCTGACGGTGCAGCTCCGATCACATGGGAGGGTAAAATTGTTGGTCATGTGAAGACACTGTTTTTCTATCAAGGAAGTCCTCCTAATGGAACTGACACTGAATGGATGGTAGAGGAATTTAGAATTAATCCTGAGTTTGTTCCAGTTGACAAAGCTGACCATAACACTCAAGAGAAG ATTACAAACCTTGTTGTATGCAAAATTTATCGAATGCGGCCACTACCTGAACCCTAA